A window from Opitutia bacterium ISCC 52 encodes these proteins:
- a CDS encoding ribonuclease HIII produces the protein MSRNYKDFEVEEEKKITMYTRKLSDDEADQLENWCKGRGWGENEVAYARFAFKGPKINLVMYTSGKLVIQGKMTQDFVQDVIEPEIIKVAELGYDEVLHPEWYEPHAGMDESGKGDLFGPVICATVIADGDMVRKWMDAGIKDSKKIADPQILRLEKVILKTKGVVVEKSFCGMTKYNELMGRPKANLNKLIAWLHAKALESALDKKHVPWGMLDQFSKQPLVQKQLKRKDFELKMETKAESDPVVAAASIIARAEFLRQLRKISTGFGEELLKGAGAATKAQGVKLVEKLGPDRLGEFAKMHFKTSYEILGLPVPQKTAWVKR, from the coding sequence ATGAGCCGAAATTATAAAGACTTTGAGGTCGAGGAAGAAAAGAAGATCACCATGTATACGCGAAAGCTGTCGGACGACGAGGCCGACCAGCTAGAGAATTGGTGTAAAGGACGTGGTTGGGGTGAAAACGAAGTAGCCTATGCCCGTTTTGCCTTCAAGGGGCCGAAAATAAACTTGGTCATGTATACGAGCGGCAAGTTGGTGATTCAGGGCAAAATGACCCAAGACTTTGTGCAGGATGTCATTGAGCCGGAAATCATCAAGGTCGCAGAGTTGGGTTACGACGAGGTGCTTCATCCTGAATGGTACGAGCCTCACGCAGGCATGGACGAATCAGGAAAGGGCGATTTATTTGGCCCTGTGATCTGCGCCACGGTCATCGCCGATGGAGATATGGTTCGTAAATGGATGGATGCTGGCATCAAAGACAGTAAAAAGATTGCTGATCCTCAGATCCTCCGGCTCGAAAAGGTTATCTTAAAAACCAAAGGAGTGGTCGTTGAGAAATCCTTTTGTGGAATGACTAAGTATAACGAGCTGATGGGTCGACCCAAGGCCAACTTAAATAAGCTCATCGCCTGGCTGCATGCCAAGGCGCTCGAATCAGCCCTTGATAAAAAACATGTTCCCTGGGGAATGCTGGATCAGTTTAGCAAACAGCCATTGGTGCAGAAGCAGCTTAAGCGGAAAGACTTTGAATTAAAGATGGAAACCAAGGCAGAGTCTGATCCGGTCGTGGCAGCGGCCTCTATCATCGCTCGTGCGGAGTTCCTTCGACAGTTGAGGAAAATCTCCACCGGATTTGGTGAGGAGTTACTGAAGGGGGCGGGTGCTGCAACCAAAGCTCAGGGTGTGAAGCTGGTCGAAAAGCTTGGCCCCGATCGCTTGGGTGAATTTGCCAAAATGCATTTCAAAACCAGTTACGAAATCCTTGGACTTCCAGTTCCTCAGAAAACGGCTTGGGTGAAGAGATAG
- the dnaE gene encoding DNA polymerase III subunit alpha, whose translation MSDSSQDFAHLHLHTDYSLLDGACRIDRLAARAKELGMSSVAMTDHGNLFGTIDFYRKMKNADINPIIGCEIYLVHDHTMFEKPRRERKRTDDIGDLPEDHQLQPEDFPKYQIHHKTILAKDYEGYMNLSKLVSKAHTEGVYYRPRVDVEHLAQYSKGLIGLSGCINGVASQHLLYNNYDMARKATADFIDIFGKENYFIEVQDHGLSFQKKIIPGQLQLAKEFDLKVVAANDVHYVKKGDWEPHDALLCIQTGRKIIDENRMKYPSQEFYLKSREEMLEVFKEIPESLDNTLHVAEMCNIDIPFGENHYPIFEKPIEISYKKDPDNFDRILDVYVSEKERVNKQNGVDEPATIDKKTRQEYRSNGLFLFELCKTGLKERYGIDYGEIRNGDKDAPTTADEGKGTPPEPGSEEYNKFLCSKLEYELAIIMGTGFIDYFLIVWDFIDWARKEMIPVGPGRGSGAGCLVAYVLKITDIEPLRFGLLFERMLNLERVSPPDFDVDFCMRRRDKVVNYVRDKYGADAVANIITFGKFGAKMVVRDLARVNDVPYAEADRVAKMIPDELNISLEDSIAKSGELQSEIRGNPVAGKIVEHGLIIEGMVRNTGKHACGVIIGDQPIKDLVPVTLQEGDLTTQFPKGPVEDLGLLKMDFLGLKTLTVISDAQDNVQKTRNLSDFDIEKVALDDGKTFDLLNSGKTTGVFQLESGGMQSLCRQIGLSSFEEIIALIALYRPGPMQFIPQFIEGKKDPTTVKVPHPLLEELVGETYGVLVYQEQVMEAARIIAGYTLGGADILRRAMGKKIASVMDAQKEIFVDGALEHNQISKKKALDVFGILEKFAQYGFNKSHSAAYAMLSYRTAYLKANYPVEFMAAILSNELGNSDKVAHFVNECSAMKISVLGPDVNISRENFTPVIDLETGKEDIRFGMAAIKGVGDAASQKIIEEREENGSFEDFEDFITRVDAKTVNRRVMECLIKSGGFDSTGESRKELLDGLDAAISSAAERQRDLERGQESFMDMLAEPTAKEKKPGDSLKRKSSGEAMPLAEKLQYENELLGFYISGHPMNEFNGLAQAITNFDPDKADELPDRNPFRFCGVASNVTKKLSRRDNRPWAFFNVATKTHSFQMNMYSEAFEDYGHILEDGKTVMISGTVMNRKDDDLRFSVREVSHLRGAIPRMIKEVHWVLDPNNQAEDFLSILRADLDKHQSGSTRVQLGMLVEDNKVLWGEIASSLIWQIEPATFSKLKNHPSVVTVFIQTAPVQEFEQLKPWMKKKEF comes from the coding sequence ATGTCCGACTCCAGCCAAGATTTCGCCCACCTGCATTTGCACACCGACTACAGCCTGCTTGATGGGGCTTGTAGGATCGATCGGCTTGCAGCACGCGCGAAGGAGCTCGGCATGTCCTCGGTAGCCATGACCGACCATGGCAATTTGTTCGGTACTATTGATTTCTACCGAAAAATGAAGAATGCGGATATCAACCCGATCATCGGCTGTGAAATCTACTTGGTGCACGATCACACCATGTTTGAGAAGCCGCGGCGCGAGCGGAAACGCACGGACGACATCGGAGACCTTCCAGAGGATCACCAACTCCAGCCAGAAGATTTTCCGAAATACCAGATTCATCATAAAACGATCCTGGCGAAGGATTATGAGGGTTATATGAATCTCTCGAAGCTGGTGTCCAAAGCTCATACTGAAGGGGTGTATTATCGACCTCGAGTTGATGTCGAACACCTCGCTCAATATAGTAAAGGGCTCATTGGTCTCAGTGGCTGTATCAACGGCGTAGCCTCACAGCATTTGCTCTATAACAACTATGATATGGCCCGTAAGGCGACGGCCGACTTCATCGACATTTTTGGAAAGGAAAACTATTTTATAGAAGTCCAGGATCACGGACTCTCCTTTCAGAAAAAGATCATTCCTGGGCAACTCCAGCTGGCCAAAGAATTCGACCTCAAAGTGGTCGCCGCAAACGACGTTCACTATGTAAAAAAGGGCGACTGGGAGCCACATGATGCGCTACTCTGCATCCAGACTGGTCGAAAAATCATCGACGAGAATCGGATGAAATACCCGTCTCAGGAGTTCTACCTGAAGAGCCGGGAGGAGATGCTCGAGGTATTCAAAGAAATACCCGAATCTCTCGATAATACGCTGCACGTGGCCGAAATGTGCAATATAGACATTCCTTTTGGTGAGAACCACTATCCCATTTTCGAGAAACCAATTGAGATCTCCTATAAAAAAGATCCTGACAACTTCGATCGCATTCTCGACGTGTACGTGTCTGAGAAGGAGCGAGTCAACAAACAGAATGGTGTCGATGAACCAGCGACCATCGATAAAAAGACCCGTCAGGAATACCGCAGCAATGGCTTGTTTCTATTTGAACTTTGCAAGACCGGCCTGAAGGAACGCTACGGAATCGATTACGGCGAAATCCGCAACGGTGATAAAGATGCTCCCACCACCGCGGATGAAGGTAAAGGCACTCCGCCCGAACCAGGTTCCGAGGAGTACAACAAATTCCTGTGCTCAAAACTTGAATACGAATTGGCCATTATCATGGGCACCGGATTCATTGACTACTTCCTCATCGTTTGGGACTTCATCGACTGGGCGCGAAAGGAAATGATTCCAGTAGGCCCGGGACGTGGTTCTGGTGCGGGTTGCCTGGTCGCCTACGTGCTAAAGATCACTGATATCGAACCGCTTCGATTTGGTCTTCTCTTCGAACGGATGCTGAATTTGGAACGGGTATCACCGCCTGACTTCGACGTAGATTTTTGCATGCGCCGCCGGGACAAGGTCGTAAACTATGTGCGCGACAAATACGGGGCCGACGCGGTTGCGAACATTATTACCTTTGGAAAGTTTGGTGCAAAGATGGTCGTTCGCGACCTCGCTAGGGTGAATGATGTCCCCTACGCTGAAGCCGACCGTGTAGCAAAAATGATTCCCGATGAGTTGAACATCTCTCTGGAAGACTCCATTGCAAAATCGGGTGAATTGCAGAGCGAGATTCGCGGCAATCCCGTTGCTGGCAAGATTGTCGAACATGGACTCATCATCGAAGGGATGGTGCGCAATACCGGTAAGCATGCGTGCGGTGTCATCATTGGAGACCAGCCCATCAAGGACTTGGTACCTGTCACTCTACAGGAAGGAGATTTGACGACCCAGTTTCCAAAGGGCCCGGTGGAAGACCTTGGTCTACTTAAAATGGATTTTCTTGGTCTAAAGACCCTGACCGTCATCTCAGATGCTCAGGATAATGTGCAAAAAACGCGCAATCTTTCGGACTTTGACATTGAGAAAGTTGCACTAGACGACGGCAAAACCTTTGACCTACTCAATAGTGGTAAGACGACCGGTGTGTTCCAGCTGGAATCCGGTGGCATGCAATCACTATGCCGACAAATTGGCTTGAGCTCATTTGAAGAAATCATCGCGTTGATTGCGCTCTATCGGCCTGGACCCATGCAGTTCATACCTCAGTTCATTGAAGGTAAGAAAGATCCCACAACCGTGAAGGTGCCCCACCCTCTACTGGAGGAACTGGTAGGAGAAACATACGGCGTTCTCGTTTATCAGGAGCAGGTCATGGAGGCCGCCAGAATCATTGCTGGCTACACCCTGGGTGGTGCGGATATTCTTCGCCGTGCCATGGGTAAGAAGATCGCATCGGTGATGGACGCCCAAAAGGAAATCTTTGTCGACGGTGCTCTGGAACATAACCAGATCTCAAAGAAAAAAGCGCTCGATGTATTCGGGATTCTAGAAAAGTTTGCTCAATACGGATTTAACAAGTCTCACTCCGCGGCTTATGCGATGCTGAGTTATCGGACAGCCTATTTGAAGGCGAACTATCCGGTCGAATTTATGGCGGCCATTCTCTCCAACGAATTAGGGAACTCCGACAAGGTCGCGCACTTCGTCAATGAGTGCTCGGCCATGAAGATTTCAGTCTTGGGTCCGGATGTGAATATTTCACGAGAGAACTTTACTCCTGTCATAGATCTCGAAACAGGCAAAGAAGACATACGCTTTGGTATGGCTGCCATTAAGGGAGTGGGAGACGCAGCTTCGCAAAAAATTATTGAAGAGCGTGAAGAGAATGGATCCTTTGAAGATTTTGAGGATTTCATCACCCGCGTAGATGCCAAGACGGTGAATCGTCGAGTGATGGAGTGCTTGATCAAGTCGGGCGGCTTTGATTCTACAGGCGAAAGCCGAAAGGAGCTCCTGGATGGACTGGATGCAGCGATCAGCTCCGCAGCTGAAAGGCAAAGAGACCTGGAGCGCGGACAGGAATCGTTCATGGATATGTTGGCGGAACCCACGGCTAAAGAGAAAAAGCCGGGGGATAGCCTAAAAAGAAAATCATCGGGGGAGGCCATGCCACTCGCCGAAAAGCTGCAGTATGAAAACGAACTGCTAGGATTCTATATATCGGGCCATCCGATGAACGAGTTCAATGGACTGGCACAGGCTATCACCAATTTTGATCCAGACAAGGCCGACGAATTACCGGATCGCAACCCATTTCGTTTTTGTGGTGTCGCCAGCAATGTTACTAAAAAGCTATCGCGAAGAGACAATCGGCCCTGGGCCTTTTTCAATGTAGCGACCAAGACTCATAGCTTCCAGATGAACATGTATTCGGAAGCATTCGAAGACTATGGTCATATTCTCGAAGACGGAAAAACGGTCATGATTTCTGGAACGGTCATGAATCGCAAAGATGATGATCTTCGCTTCAGCGTGCGTGAAGTTTCTCACCTTCGCGGAGCCATTCCTCGCATGATCAAGGAGGTCCACTGGGTTCTCGACCCGAACAACCAGGCCGAAGATTTTCTTTCAATCCTTCGAGCAGACTTAGACAAACACCAAAGCGGTTCAACTCGTGTGCAACTTGGAATGCTGGTGGAGGATAATAAAGTGCTCTGGGGAGAGATAGCCTCCTCCTTGATCTGGCAGATCGAGCCCGCCACATTTTCCAAACTTAAAAACCACCCATCGGTGGTAACCGTATTTATCCAAACTGCGCCCGTTCAGGAATTTGAACAATTGAAGCCCTGGATGAAGAAGAAAGAATTTTAG
- a CDS encoding A/G-specific adenine glycosylase, producing MAPKLRSSLSEWFKKNKRALPWRRLASLYPTVVSEFMLQQTQVKTVLPYYDKWLKRFPDFETLAKAKETTVLKHWEGLGYYSRARNLHQLAKDISKLESIPEAPEEWQQFKGIGAYTAAAITSITYKHPVACVDGNVIRILCRLTADKTIYKDNTQAMKAFTPLANALLDQAEPGRHNEAMMELGATLCTKANPQCQVCPLALGCLAKDNKPESLPKKVAKKVKLETIDRAWVLTDKQLLLHKANGASHRLSGILELPSLEMLGTSNRALKKQGQSPFLTKKRGISNSQITEPIWQLTEVSIVDNPDLVWIDRDQLGAATLSGPHKRWIQEILQKDQLELL from the coding sequence ATGGCTCCCAAGCTGAGGAGCTCGCTTTCCGAGTGGTTTAAGAAAAATAAACGCGCCCTTCCCTGGCGACGACTGGCCTCCCTCTACCCGACCGTAGTCTCGGAGTTCATGCTACAGCAGACCCAGGTGAAAACGGTTCTTCCCTATTATGATAAATGGCTAAAGCGTTTTCCTGACTTCGAGACATTGGCGAAGGCGAAAGAAACAACGGTCCTCAAACATTGGGAAGGATTGGGATATTACTCACGGGCGCGCAATTTGCACCAACTGGCCAAGGACATCTCGAAGCTGGAAAGCATCCCCGAAGCCCCTGAAGAATGGCAACAGTTCAAAGGCATTGGAGCTTACACGGCGGCAGCCATCACTAGCATTACCTACAAACACCCAGTTGCCTGCGTAGATGGTAACGTCATCCGCATTCTTTGCCGCCTTACCGCCGACAAAACCATTTACAAAGACAATACTCAGGCGATGAAGGCGTTCACACCTCTTGCGAACGCACTTCTCGATCAAGCTGAGCCAGGCAGACACAACGAAGCAATGATGGAACTGGGGGCTACTTTGTGCACCAAGGCAAATCCACAATGCCAGGTGTGCCCATTGGCGCTTGGTTGCCTTGCCAAAGATAACAAACCGGAATCTCTGCCCAAAAAAGTCGCCAAAAAAGTGAAGCTCGAAACGATTGACCGAGCCTGGGTATTAACTGACAAACAACTTTTACTACACAAAGCAAACGGGGCCAGCCACAGACTTTCAGGTATTCTGGAACTGCCATCTCTGGAAATGCTTGGGACTTCGAACCGGGCTCTTAAGAAGCAAGGTCAGTCACCTTTTTTGACCAAGAAGCGTGGAATTAGTAATTCTCAAATCACAGAACCGATTTGGCAGCTTACGGAGGTCAGTATCGTAGATAATCCAGATCTTGTTTGGATTGATCGTGATCAATTGGGTGCTGCTACGCTATCGGGTCCCCACAAACGGTGGATCCAGGAAATCCTGCAGAAGGATCAGCTCGAACTGCTTTAA
- a CDS encoding 5-(carboxyamino)imidazole ribonucleotide synthase yields MEKLVTSQFKLGIIAGGQLGKLLALAASNWDVKTYILDNDPHCPASSCCTAFVQGDPMSYDDIITLGRQVDMITYEMEAINVDALRQLKAEGIPVHPDPESLAIIQDKGLQKEFYSEHGIPSPAYRLFEDDQAIREAVTGGNLEFPFVQKLRRGGYDGRGVALIRSLADLPLLLPGPSLVEDLVDLEAEISVIAARNPSGEIKCFPVSEMEFNAEANLVELLICPSSIDPKLQDLAVSIGEQVIEAFKLVGLLAIEMFVDKSGEIWVNEVAPRPHNSGHHTIESMVTSQYEQQLRAIFDFPLGSTRIKLPSAMINLLGEPEMEGPVRYEGMNECMREEGVKIHLYGKTTTRPFRKMGHVTILASTVDQARAKAELIKKQLRVVTS; encoded by the coding sequence ATGGAAAAACTGGTTACATCGCAATTCAAATTAGGTATTATTGCAGGTGGGCAACTTGGTAAATTGCTAGCCCTCGCTGCTAGTAATTGGGACGTAAAAACGTACATCTTGGACAATGACCCGCACTGTCCCGCTTCCTCTTGCTGCACCGCGTTTGTTCAGGGAGATCCGATGTCCTACGATGACATCATCACCCTGGGTCGTCAGGTGGATATGATTACCTATGAGATGGAGGCCATCAACGTGGATGCACTTCGACAGCTCAAGGCAGAGGGTATCCCTGTGCACCCGGATCCAGAGAGCCTTGCGATCATTCAGGACAAAGGCCTGCAAAAAGAGTTTTACTCAGAACACGGAATTCCTTCGCCGGCCTACCGACTTTTTGAAGATGACCAGGCCATTCGAGAGGCTGTGACTGGCGGAAATCTGGAATTTCCCTTTGTTCAAAAACTTAGGCGCGGTGGCTACGATGGACGAGGAGTGGCATTGATTCGATCCTTGGCCGACTTGCCGTTACTTTTGCCTGGGCCTTCGCTGGTAGAGGATCTAGTCGATTTGGAGGCGGAAATATCCGTCATTGCGGCGCGCAATCCCTCTGGCGAAATCAAGTGTTTTCCGGTTTCAGAGATGGAATTCAATGCGGAGGCGAATTTGGTGGAGTTACTCATTTGTCCATCTTCTATCGATCCAAAATTACAGGACTTGGCTGTTTCTATTGGCGAGCAAGTTATTGAGGCTTTTAAACTGGTCGGCTTGTTGGCCATTGAAATGTTCGTCGACAAATCCGGTGAGATATGGGTCAACGAAGTGGCTCCTCGCCCACACAACAGTGGACACCATACCATCGAAAGTATGGTCACGTCCCAATATGAGCAGCAACTGCGCGCTATATTCGATTTCCCACTCGGTAGCACGCGTATCAAGCTTCCTTCGGCCATGATCAATTTGCTGGGAGAACCGGAGATGGAAGGCCCTGTGCGCTACGAAGGTATGAATGAATGCATGAGGGAAGAAGGAGTGAAGATCCATCTATATGGAAAAACAACGACCCGACCGTTTCGTAAGATGGGCCACGTCACGATCCTTGCATCCACGGTTGACCAGGCGAGGGCGAAAGCAGAACTTATAAAGAAACAACTTCGCGTAGTTACCTCATGA
- the purE gene encoding 5-(carboxyamino)imidazole ribonucleotide mutase, producing MVSIIMGSDSDLPVMQAAADILEEFSVPHEVTIVSAHRTPDRLFKFCRSAHERGIQVIIAGAGGAAHLPGMAAALSPLPVIGVPVKSSNSIDGWDSVLSILQMPGGVPVATVALDGSKNAGLLAVQMLGCADPSLRERYQEYKEGLKDVVMSKLEGFGSS from the coding sequence CTGGTTAGTATTATTATGGGATCAGATTCCGATCTTCCGGTTATGCAAGCGGCTGCTGATATCCTGGAAGAATTTTCTGTGCCGCACGAGGTCACTATCGTATCCGCTCACCGCACTCCAGACCGCCTCTTCAAATTTTGTCGATCCGCTCACGAACGCGGCATTCAGGTGATCATTGCGGGAGCCGGCGGAGCCGCCCATTTGCCGGGCATGGCTGCTGCTTTGTCCCCTTTGCCTGTGATTGGGGTGCCGGTCAAATCCTCAAACTCCATCGACGGCTGGGATTCGGTTCTTTCCATCCTGCAAATGCCGGGCGGGGTGCCAGTGGCCACGGTGGCCCTCGATGGATCAAAAAATGCGGGATTGCTTGCAGTCCAGATGCTGGGGTGTGCCGATCCGAGTCTTCGTGAACGCTACCAGGAATACAAAGAGGGGCTCAAGGACGTGGTGATGAGTAAATTAGAGGGATTTGGATCCTCTTAA
- the rpsU gene encoding 30S ribosomal protein S21 produces MALEVQIRKGEPTERALRRLKKKLDREGVIRDVRAKRYFEKPCEVRRRKKKVMAFTDMLRRRYMS; encoded by the coding sequence ATGGCTTTAGAAGTACAAATACGCAAAGGCGAGCCCACCGAACGGGCACTACGCCGTCTCAAGAAAAAACTCGATCGCGAGGGTGTAATCCGCGATGTGCGTGCCAAACGCTATTTCGAGAAACCTTGCGAGGTTCGCCGTCGTAAGAAGAAAGTCATGGCTTTTACAGATATGCTCCGTCGGCGTTATATGTCGTAA
- a CDS encoding ribonuclease HII: MRLLDFDLQYLEDVPAVIGVDEAGRGPLAGPVSAAAVYLTKDFYQSDWAAKHAAKINDSKQLAEKTREHLFEAILQAEPGLIHFASFMAYINDIESLNILGATRKAMANCVQQLQSLDDCPFQVPDEGNDWLFRETEGSSVARILVDGKPLKPFPFVHTAIVKGDGKSLSIAMASIIAKVTRDRYMQKQAEHYPAYGFTSNKGYGTKKHIEALKAHGPCKIHRPSFLNNILST; encoded by the coding sequence ATGCGGCTCCTCGACTTTGATCTGCAATATCTGGAGGACGTTCCTGCAGTCATTGGAGTAGACGAAGCGGGAAGGGGACCTCTAGCTGGACCTGTCAGTGCGGCGGCTGTCTATTTAACTAAAGACTTTTATCAATCAGACTGGGCTGCGAAGCATGCGGCGAAGATCAATGACTCAAAGCAGCTGGCTGAGAAAACACGTGAGCATTTGTTCGAAGCCATTCTCCAGGCAGAACCAGGGTTGATCCATTTCGCCAGTTTCATGGCCTACATCAATGATATTGAGTCACTCAACATCCTTGGAGCGACCCGGAAAGCGATGGCCAACTGTGTTCAACAACTTCAATCCCTGGACGATTGTCCTTTCCAGGTGCCAGACGAAGGGAACGATTGGTTATTTCGTGAAACGGAGGGATCATCGGTGGCTCGCATCTTGGTCGATGGAAAACCGCTAAAGCCATTCCCATTCGTTCATACCGCGATTGTGAAGGGTGACGGCAAGTCCCTGTCTATTGCCATGGCCTCCATCATCGCCAAGGTTACACGAGATCGCTACATGCAGAAGCAAGCCGAGCACTATCCCGCCTATGGATTTACCTCCAATAAAGGCTATGGCACCAAGAAACACATCGAAGCGTTAAAG
- a CDS encoding sulfatase, translating into MSPRSSSLLHICLKIVALLILCTGLGAQNNVISTISDSHKADQPNIVFIIADDLTFRDVSCYGGKNVQTPHIDSIADEGMRFERCFQASAMCSPTRHNIYTGLYPVKSGAYPNSTLAYEGTKSVAHYLGDAGYRVGITGKLHIWPETVFPFDYLNRNAGTDANENEPNLEAVEAFLTRDKDQPSCTFICYNEPHTPWTRGDASQFDPDKLVLPPYFVDTPTTRKHLVDYYAEVKHLDDSVGDVIALIDRLRMKDNTLLIFVSEQGIAMPFAKWTCYDQGLQAAFVARWPGKIAPGSVSNAMIEYVDILPTFIEAARATQPSILDGQSFLPVLLGTRDHHKDYAYGIQTTRGITNGSDHYGIRSIRSHKFKLLINLTPDVPFQNNLTENKGGWTEFWPTWVDAAKSNDFAKETTQRYQWRPEEELYDIENDPYELKNLAGDKKYQATQKDLRIRLLRWMDEQGDLGAETEMTALNRTFKKGGTAAR; encoded by the coding sequence ATGTCACCCAGATCATCTTCTCTACTCCACATTTGCTTAAAGATCGTCGCCTTATTGATTCTGTGTACCGGCCTTGGTGCACAAAATAACGTAATCAGCACGATCAGCGACTCACACAAGGCCGACCAGCCAAACATCGTATTTATCATTGCCGATGATCTGACCTTTAGGGATGTCAGCTGCTACGGTGGAAAGAATGTGCAGACGCCACATATTGATTCGATTGCAGACGAGGGGATGCGATTCGAACGATGTTTTCAGGCTTCGGCCATGTGCTCACCGACCCGCCACAACATCTATACAGGATTATATCCTGTTAAGTCGGGTGCCTACCCCAATTCTACATTGGCCTACGAAGGAACCAAAAGCGTGGCACACTACTTGGGCGACGCCGGTTATAGGGTAGGAATAACCGGCAAACTCCATATATGGCCGGAAACCGTATTCCCCTTTGACTACTTAAACCGGAATGCCGGTACAGACGCCAATGAGAACGAACCAAATCTGGAAGCTGTTGAGGCATTTCTTACCCGCGATAAAGATCAGCCCAGTTGCACCTTTATCTGCTACAATGAACCCCACACTCCTTGGACGCGCGGGGACGCTTCTCAATTTGATCCGGACAAATTAGTACTGCCACCCTACTTCGTCGATACTCCAACTACACGAAAACACCTGGTCGACTATTACGCTGAGGTGAAACATCTCGATGATTCAGTTGGTGACGTGATTGCCCTGATTGATCGATTAAGAATGAAAGACAATACCCTTCTGATATTTGTAAGCGAACAAGGTATTGCGATGCCGTTTGCCAAATGGACCTGCTACGACCAGGGACTCCAAGCCGCATTTGTAGCTCGTTGGCCTGGAAAAATCGCACCTGGCTCGGTCAGCAACGCAATGATAGAGTACGTGGATATTCTTCCAACGTTTATCGAAGCCGCAAGAGCCACCCAACCATCCATCCTGGACGGACAGAGTTTCCTTCCGGTTCTCCTCGGAACTCGTGATCACCATAAAGATTATGCTTATGGGATACAGACCACACGCGGTATAACCAACGGATCCGATCACTACGGCATTCGATCCATAAGATCTCACAAATTCAAATTGCTCATCAATCTAACGCCGGATGTTCCGTTCCAAAACAACCTCACCGAAAACAAAGGTGGTTGGACGGAGTTTTGGCCCACCTGGGTCGATGCTGCTAAATCCAATGATTTTGCGAAAGAGACGACCCAGCGCTACCAATGGCGACCCGAAGAGGAACTCTATGACATCGAAAATGATCCCTACGAATTGAAGAACCTCGCAGGTGATAAAAAATACCAAGCGACACAAAAAGATCTTCGCATCCGCCTGCTTCGGTGGATGGACGAGCAAGGCGACCTGGGAGCCGAAACGGAGATGACCGCTTTGAATCGTACATTTAAAAAGGGCGGCACGGCAGCACGGTAA
- a CDS encoding sugar phosphate isomerase/epimerase gives MISNPIALSTCWNSHRHKNGYDMLEEIADLGFEWTELSHGVRITLVPGIHKAIQDGIIKVISVHNFCPLPHGTQHAAPNLYEPSSLDERERTQWLKYSCRTVDFASEVGAEYMVIHLGSVHFFWRGVVDKLTKYLDNKKPADPFSDDRYQEMLGKAQEKLRQKKEKHMELLHDSLDALVPYAEEKGVTLGFENREDLEELPLDEDMPPLLDEYSAYQNVGFWYDPGHSQEKNDYGVLTPEQTLEQNGPFMKGVHFQDYTEEGKGHRALGDGLIDFDPIFQYLKPESPCILELSPSASPEGILRSKDYLEEKLRNG, from the coding sequence ATGATCTCAAATCCTATTGCTCTCTCAACTTGCTGGAATTCGCACCGCCACAAGAACGGGTACGATATGCTCGAAGAAATTGCGGATCTTGGATTTGAGTGGACGGAATTAAGCCATGGTGTGCGAATAACCCTGGTTCCTGGCATTCACAAAGCCATCCAAGACGGGATTATTAAAGTGATCTCGGTTCACAATTTCTGTCCGCTCCCGCATGGGACACAGCATGCAGCTCCGAATCTCTACGAACCTTCTTCATTGGACGAACGTGAGAGAACCCAATGGTTGAAGTACTCCTGCCGTACGGTTGATTTTGCTTCTGAAGTGGGGGCTGAATACATGGTGATTCATCTCGGCTCTGTTCACTTCTTTTGGCGAGGGGTGGTAGATAAGCTCACCAAATACTTGGATAACAAGAAGCCGGCAGATCCCTTTTCCGATGATCGGTACCAAGAAATGCTGGGTAAGGCCCAGGAAAAGCTTCGTCAAAAGAAGGAGAAGCACATGGAGCTACTCCACGATTCTTTAGATGCCTTGGTTCCCTATGCTGAAGAAAAGGGTGTCACTCTTGGGTTTGAAAATCGTGAAGATCTCGAGGAATTGCCCTTGGATGAAGATATGCCCCCTTTGCTCGACGAGTACTCAGCCTATCAAAATGTAGGATTTTGGTATGACCCGGGACATTCGCAGGAGAAAAATGACTATGGCGTTCTGACTCCTGAACAAACACTTGAGCAAAATGGCCCATTCATGAAAGGAGTCCATTTTCAGGATTATACAGAAGAAGGGAAAGGTCACCGAGCACTAGGAGATGGTCTCATCGATTTTGATCCTATCTTTCAGTATTTAAAGCCAGAGTCACCTTGCATACTTGAATTGAGTCCGAGTGCTTCTCCAGAAGGCATACTTCGTTCCAAGGACTACTTGGAAGAGAAGCTGCGGAACGGTTAA